In Plasmodium coatneyi strain Hackeri chromosome 8, complete sequence, the genomic stretch ACGGAACCTTTTTGGCCGtgcccccattttttaaatgccccctctatatttttaagtCATAACGAAAAATTACTCTTATGTCAAAAGGAGTATAAATCCTTGCGTGAGTTTTCTTATGTGAATTTTCTTGTTTGCGTGATCGTGTGCGTCTGTGCCGCTTCCACGCTCATGCAcgtttatgcatatatatatgtatatatatgcatatgcgtggtgcacatatatgagTGAGTCCCCCCTGCCGTTTGCACGCGCATGAATACGGTCCACCTTGAACATGGAAGCATTAGCAACGGATAAAGAGATCGTgacgaaaaatgaagagcgGAACGAAAATGGCAGTGATCTTCTAATCGGGTTGTCAACCTTAAAAGAGCAGGAAGGAGAGGTAACttatgaaaagaaagaagacgCAGAGATATCTATGCATATGAACGAGCAAGATAAATTAGACGTACCATCATTGGTAGAAATATGCAAACAACAATTGATAGTAATTTTAAAGGACATGTCTGCCGAATCGATCAATTCGGATGAAAAAACTTCCTTCATGTATCACCTAAATAGGTTAAGAAATGCAGTAACCGTTGTGGATTTGCATAACTATATAGCCGTATTTGGCCCGTGCCTAAGTTATAACAAATTGCCTTCCACGTGGAACATATCTGTAAGCGACTACTTAAAGCAGCAGTTGAATATACTTCGTGCTGCGGATTCACAACAGAATGCAGGTAACTACGTTAGTTACTTGGAATTACATAACGATTATGATGATATTTTAAgtgacaaaaaaggaaacataaTCACGGCGGCTAGTAAGTACATGCAAGGGATCGCTAATTCGAATAACATAAAGGCCCATCTGTCCATAAAGGGGAGTAACATACATATCAATTCTGCCAACAGTACGAGTAATGTTAGGGGGGATGTAAATGGAAATTCCACTGGTAATATTAGTGTGAATACGGAAGGGGGAAATCTAGGATCCTTTACCCTAGGTGATCATGAAGATAGCAACATTGTAGAGGACTATTATGACTGTCTCATGAGGGCCAAGTTATCAGATGATTCGCCAAATtgtttaaaatatatgatgAGTTCGAAGAATGATTCGCTAACCAATGCGGAGGTGGAAAATGTGATATCGTACTTGAAAAAGTATGAAGTGAAATCGAATAAAAATTACTGCAGTTTGGAGGAGGAGTTAAAATATAGCAGAGACTCAGATTTTGACTACCAGGAGGATTACCTGAAGGATAAGACTTTATACGACTCCGACTTGGATGACAATAATTTATTCGATAGCAACCTGATAGGTAGCAACAGAAACATGAACGACAGCAGTAGCAGCGTGGGGAATCTAAATTTGAGCATTCCCAATAGCGGCTCGGCAAACAATAATAACAGCAACAATTTGAGtagtaaaaattataatataaaatatgattcattgaagaagaataacAGCGATGTTATGAACACATGGGCGAGGGCATGCACGGAGGGACATCCTGAATATCTGCCTAGAATTCCTGGGGTTCGTTTCAATCCAAAGAAGCAACAATGGCTAGCTGCTTGGAATGATAACACCAGGGAGATCAGAAGGTATTTCTCCGTTAAGCAATACGGTTTTGAACAAGCCAGAATTTTAGCCGTGAAGGCTAGACAAGAAGCTGAAAAAGCAGGCGCTAGGTGCAAACCCATGTTCCACGTtcatggaaggaaaacaatgGAAAACACGCCAAACGATGTTATGAAGAGTAGCAATGATATGATGATGGAGGATGGCACCATGGGGCATAACAACGCAGGAGGGAACAACATTGCAGGAAGTAACTTGGGTGGCAATATGGGCATGCTAAGCAGTAGCGCAAATAATGCGGCCCACCTAGGCACGAACGTAGCCATGAACAATGGAGGTATGTCCGCAGGAGGAACACACCAACATATGATTAAGAAAGATTtattgaaaaatgaaaataacaaAGGAGTTAAGCGAGGAAGGGGGAGACCTCCTAAGAGAAAACTGAGTGAAAATTCGCAACTTTCGCTAGACGATATGGAGCAGACCCTATGTAGGAATGGAGAAAACGCAGAATTAATGGAAGCCATGGATTCTTTTGATAAGAGCTGTACCAGACCGATGAAGGGAGTATCCTACAATGATCGAAAGGGTTCCTGGCTAGCCTATTGGTCCATAGGGAAGAATTTCCAGATGAGGAGATTCCCCATAAAGAAGCTAGGTTTTGAAAAGGCGAAGGAGCTAGCCATTCAGTGCAGATTAGAAGCAGAACAAGCAGGAGCAACAACCACGGAAAATAGAACCAAAAGAATTAGAAACTTGCTAAACATGAATTCGGAAAATACAGTAGATGGAATGATGGATATGAATTCCCTAGACCAGGATGATAACCTAAATGATACGAATAAAAGTTTCAATGGAAATATGCTAATGTCCCAGATGCATTACTATAATGCACACGGAATGAACAGCAGTAATATGCACCCAGGGAAAATGCCACATAGTGATTGTCAGGAAAGCGAAAATGATTTTTCGCCTACGAAGAGGACAAGGGCACctagaggaagaagaatggaaAGCTTAACAGCTCGTGCGAGTGCCCTAACCCCAGTAGAAGGGGTTCGATTCGACCCATATTCCTACTCCTGGTTCGCCAAATATTTGGAAAATGAGAATTCCAAAGAACCCAAAATATCCAAGTACCttctaaaaaaatgggggttCAATAAGGCACACAGTTTGGCTGTTCATACGGTAAAATGCGCCTACAAAGCTGTGCCCTTTACAGACGAGGAGCTGATTAACATATTTAATGTGGACTCCAAAAATCTTGGAAACAATCAGAACAGCTTAATGAATTTGCCATTTAAGGATACGTATGGAAATAACGCAGGAGCGAATGGAAATGcttacaacaacaacaacaacaacaataacaactaCGGTGCAATGGGCGTCTCCAATTCGGCAAATGGTGCGCTTATGGGCAACATGGGCTACATGAATGGTACCATAGGCGGGAACGTTGCCATGGACCATGGTTTGAGTGGCATGCCTATTAGCGGGGTTGGCGATGGCAACTTCGCGCAGAATATGGGTGCCTACAAAGGAGGCGTAAACAACACACATGATATCATGAACAACATAGGCAACAGCGGTACGGAGAAAAACGCAGATATGAGTAACATGAATGAAGAAGCATCGACTGTTGGAAATGGAAGTAGTAACAACGCAAACAACCTACAGAACAGCATGCTAAAAAATGTCGACGGCGCCAACAATGTGAATGCTCCTAGCAAAATGGACGTAATGAACAGCTGCACGTATAACTACAATAGTGGGAATAGTGCCGTAAACGACAGCGCAGCGGGGGGAGGagcagctagccaaaataaTTACCACAACGGGGGGTTATTACCCAACAATGGAATTATTGCCGGTAGCAGTTTAGGTGAGAACAATGTAAACGGTACATCTGATGTCATGGATAATACAACCATGGCAAATGGCGTAAACGCGTATATGAGTGAACAGGTAGGGTTAAATGCAAACTACAGTGGAAAAAGTTTCCCCTCGGGGGAGGTGTTAGTTGCTCCGGGTGCATCTTCAGCAACGTTGGACGATGAAAATGCAAAGGTGTTAAATAAAGCGCACCTAATGGAAAGTAGTGACAGCGCAGGAAATAACGCCAGTGGGGGTGTCACCCAGAATAGTAATGTAGATAATTATATAATCAGTAGCGATAGTttattaaataataacaacagAAAGGTCAGCGCGGTTCATGCCGGCAACAAGACGATAGGTGCAGTTGGACCGTCACCGTTTGGCCATCCCCACATGGATGACCCAGCTGCAGTGGGTGCAGTGCGAATGAACGAAATGCATATAAATGGAGAGAATGACGTTAACACGCATGCAGGAAATACCCAATACGGCGTTGCATCTACGGGTTCTAACATGAACATAGATTCTGAACCTGCTATGAATAAGGGCATGCCCAACAGCGCCAATGGCAGCGTAAATCTGGGAACGAACAGCACTGACAATAATAGTAGCGTCCTGGAGGGGCATGATATAATAGACAGTAGTAGAGATGTGGATCAGAGGAAGTTTGTAAATGTTGTGAACGACTCAGGCAATACGGATAACGGTGTCAACAGTGACAGCGGGGCGAATAGTAGCTATGCTAATAATAGCCCCTATGGCACAAATGGAGGTGCCAATTTTAACTCGTTCGACGGTGAAAACGCGGGCACGGGCAATATAATTGGCTCTAATGCGAATGAGCTTAACGAGTCCTCCATGTATTACATGAACGTGAAGCCGGAAATAAAGACGGAGCAGTGAGGAGCGAaacaggcaaaaaaaaaataaaaaaataacataataaaaggaagaccACGCGCAATGCGCAAAGTGGCGGAAGAGGCCCAAGGAGGTCAAGACCAATGACCATCGTAGAAGAAacgaaatgaataaaaaatttggggAGGAAGTCGGATATGGCAGTTGTACCAAGACGGAGACACACAGAGTTGCACTTGGGCGTCCCTGTGTGATGTATGCGATGTCGTATATAAGGACGATTAGGTTTCAGTGTGTGTGGTCCTCCGTATGTTGGTAGCGAA encodes the following:
- a CDS encoding AP2 family, encoding MEALATDKEIVTKNEERNENGSDLLIGLSTLKEQEGEVTYEKKEDAEISMHMNEQDKLDVPSLVEICKQQLIVILKDMSAESINSDEKTSFMYHLNRLRNAVTVVDLHNYIAVFGPCLSYNKLPSTWNISVSDYLKQQLNILRAADSQQNAGNYVSYLELHNDYDDILSDKKGNIITAASKYMQGIANSNNIKAHLSIKGSNIHINSANSTSNVRGDVNGNSTGNISVNTEGGNLGSFTLGDHEDSNIVEDYYDCLMRAKLSDDSPNCLKYMMSSKNDSLTNAEVENVISYLKKYEVKSNKNYCSLEEELKYSRDSDFDYQEDYLKDKTLYDSDLDDNNLFDSNLIGSNRNMNDSSSSVGNLNLSIPNSGSANNNNSNNLSSKNYNIKYDSLKKNNSDVMNTWARACTEGHPEYLPRIPGVRFNPKKQQWLAAWNDNTREIRRYFSVKQYGFEQARILAVKARQEAEKAGARCKPMFHVHGRKTMENTPNDVMKSSNDMMMEDGTMGHNNAGGNNIAGSNLGGNMGMLSSSANNAAHLGTNVAMNNGGMSAGGTHQHMIKKDLLKNENNKGVKRGRGRPPKRKLSENSQLSLDDMEQTLCRNGENAELMEAMDSFDKSCTRPMKGVSYNDRKGSWLAYWSIGKNFQMRRFPIKKLGFEKAKELAIQCRLEAEQAGATTTENRTKRIRNLLNMNSENTVDGMMDMNSLDQDDNLNDTNKSFNGNMLMSQMHYYNAHGMNSSNMHPGKMPHSDCQESENDFSPTKRTRAPRGRRMESLTARASALTPVEGVRFDPYSYSWFAKYLENENSKEPKISKYLLKKWGFNKAHSLAVHTVKCAYKAVPFTDEELINIFNVDSKNLGNNQNSLMNLPFKDTYGNNAGANGNAYNNNNNNNNNYGAMGVSNSANGALMGNMGYMNGTIGGNVAMDHGLSGMPISGVGDGNFAQNMGAYKGGVNNTHDIMNNIGNSGTEKNADMSNMNEEASTVGNGSSNNANNLQNSMLKNVDGANNVNAPSKMDVMNSCTYNYNSGNSAVNDSAAGGGAASQNNYHNGGLLPNNGIIAGSSLGENNVNGTSDVMDNTTMANGVNAYMSEQVGLNANYSGKSFPSGEVLVAPGASSATLDDENAKVLNKAHLMESSDSAGNNASGGVTQNSNVDNYIISSDSLLNNNNRKVSAVHAGNKTIGAVGPSPFGHPHMDDPAAVGAVRMNEMHINGENDVNTHAGNTQYGVASTGSNMNIDSEPAMNKGMPNSANGSVNLGTNSTDNNSSVLEGHDIIDSSRDVDQRKFVNVVNDSGNTDNGVNSDSGANSSYANNSPYGTNGGANFNSFDGENAGTGNIIGSNANELNESSMYYMNVKPEIKTEQ